The segment TCTAAAGTCCTAAGTATGCTTTTTTAACATCCTCGTTCGCCAGTAGTTTTTCACTGGTGTCGGAGAGTATTATCTCCCCGTTTTCCATGACATAACCTCGATGGGCTGTCTTTAAAGCGAGGTTCGCATTCTGCTCAACAAGAAAAACGGTTGTTCCACTTTCTTTATTAATTTTTTTAACTATTTCGAAAATTTGCCGAATAATTAACGGGGCCAGTCCAAGTGAAGGTTCATCTAAAAGAAGAAGCTTCGGTCTGGCCATTAACGCTCGAGAAATTGCCAACATTTGTTGTTCACCACCCGAAAGATTTCCTCCGAGCTGTTTTCTTCGTTCATAAAGAATAGGAAACAACTTAAACGCATGTTCCATATCTTCTTTTATTCCGGCTTTGTCATCCCTTAAAAAAGCACCCATATCCAGATTTTCGGTAATAGTGAGATCTGGAAAGATGAGCCGCCCTTCGGGAACCTGAGATATGCCCATTTTAACAATTTTATCGGGACTCTTTTTATGAATGGGCTGACCTTCATATAAAACTTCACCCGTACGCGGTGGAACAACTCCACTAATAGTCATAAGAGTTGTGGTCTTACCGGCGCCGTTAGCTCCGATCAAGGTGATTATTTCACCTTTTGCGACCTCGATATTAATATTTCTCAGGGCCTGAATATTACCGTAGTAGGTATTAATATTTTTTA is part of the Maridesulfovibrio ferrireducens genome and harbors:
- a CDS encoding ABC transporter ATP-binding protein, with the translated sequence MLKLKNINTYYGNIQALRNINIEVAKGEIITLIGANGAGKTTTLMTISGVVPPRTGEVLYEGQPIHKKSPDKIVKMGISQVPEGRLIFPDLTITENLDMGAFLRDDKAGIKEDMEHAFKLFPILYERRKQLGGNLSGGEQQMLAISRALMARPKLLLLDEPSLGLAPLIIRQIFEIVKKINKESGTTVFLVEQNANLALKTAHRGYVMENGEIILSDTSEKLLANEDVKKAYLGL